A genome region from Setaria italica strain Yugu1 chromosome III, Setaria_italica_v2.0, whole genome shotgun sequence includes the following:
- the LOC101771464 gene encoding uncharacterized protein LOC101771464, with product MAVYCNEVRKLEDKFDGLELNHVTRRFNEAADELAKAASGRKPVPYGVFISDQYKPSIRYKVPGEAGNAPPIPDSGADLGEVGNTPLVLDSEADPSDPEVMESDTNPAEGPDPPPDWRAPRLDFLLRELLPADKIEVRRIARRDKSFVIIDQELYKPSHIGILQRYIPIEQEKALLADGSSRRHPHQEPSSGTPSDRASTSRWE from the coding sequence ATGGCGGTGTATTGCAATGAAGTCcgcaagctcgaggacaagttcgacggttTGGAACTCAACCACGTCACACGACGCTTCAATGAGGCAGCTGACGAGCTGGCAaaggcggcatccggccgaaAGCCAGTCCCTTACGGCGTCTTTATCAGCGACCAGTACAAGCCCTCGATCCGCTACAAGGTGCCAGGAGAGGCCGGCAATGCGCCACCTATCCCGGACTCGGGAGCCGACCtaggagaggtcggcaacacGCCACTTGTCCTGGACTCGGAGGCCGATCCCTCtgaccccgaggtcatggaaAGCGACACGAACCCAGcagaggggcccgaccccccacccgactggagagccccgcgCCTCGATTTCCTCCTCCGCGAGTTGCTCCCGGCGGACAAGATAGAGGTGCGAAGAATTGCCCGTCGTGACAAATCCTTtgtcatcatcgaccaggagctctacaagccgAGCCATATCGGCATCCTGCAACGCTACATCCCGATCGAGCAAGAAAAGGCGTTACTGGCCGATGGCAGTAGCCGACGCCACCCGCACCAAGAACCCTCATCGGGAACGCCTTCCGACAGGGCTTCTACTAGCCGATGGGAGTAG